A stretch of Desulfobaccales bacterium DNA encodes these proteins:
- a CDS encoding DUF4747 family protein, whose amino-acid sequence MPRYKKLSVGVINIKIHPHAPMLYKNLLEDIFNFREKVKLRGSDWGTPGHIFYNNSDNNLIKGFFYKYTNISPTQPWLSLIDYEPIYNENGESIPQIPDYLKPNLKFIHFIFSIYKHRLFFDADAISPLIMGKLLKGLFQDRKIIDKYGDVDVIVQSSADAIEKILSIPSITKLEISITKLNPDELSGLKKEIYKRLERLRVRNHTEIDSSSKEIGLNPDEHTKALMELAIENGKIVATGYDGDEKIVESSEPHPVIKRGYYDPKREDIYRAMKRLINSFFHNGR is encoded by the coding sequence ATGCCTCGATATAAAAAGTTATCGGTAGGTGTTATAAATATAAAAATTCATCCCCATGCTCCCATGCTTTATAAAAATTTATTAGAAGATATTTTTAATTTTAGAGAAAAGGTTAAATTAAGAGGTTCTGATTGGGGAACGCCAGGTCATATATTTTACAATAATTCGGATAATAACTTAATTAAGGGGTTTTTTTATAAATATACTAATATTAGTCCTACACAACCATGGCTAAGCCTTATAGATTATGAACCAATTTATAATGAAAATGGCGAATCTATTCCTCAAATACCTGATTATTTAAAGCCAAACCTTAAATTTATTCATTTCATATTTTCTATATATAAACATAGATTATTCTTTGATGCAGACGCTATATCCCCTCTTATTATGGGAAAATTATTAAAGGGGCTATTTCAAGATCGTAAAATTATTGATAAATATGGAGATGTTGATGTAATAGTTCAATCATCAGCTGACGCCATTGAAAAGATACTCAGTATTCCATCTATAACAAAATTAGAGATATCCATAACAAAACTTAATCCAGATGAGTTAAGTGGTTTAAAAAAAGAAATTTATAAAAGATTAGAAAGGCTTAGAGTGAGGAATCATACTGAAATTGATTCTTCGTCTAAAGAAATAGGATTAAATCCGGACGAACATACAAAAGCTTTGATGGAACTTGCTATCGAAAATGGCAAGATTGTCGCTACTGGTTATGATGGTGATGAAAAAATAGTTGAGTCATCCGAACCTCATCCAGTAATAAAAAGAGGTTATTATGATCCCAAGCGTGAAGATATATACCGAGCTATGAAGAGATTAATTAATAGTTTTTTCCATAACGGCCGATAA
- a CDS encoding restriction endonuclease subunit S yields the protein MERYDLPERWEWKKIGEIAKVVSGSTPKTNVAEYWNGNILWATPKDLGKLNSITIDNTERTITELGLNSCSAQILPPGSVLLTSRAPIGHLAINTKPMCTNQGFKNLIPGPEIYNRYLYWVLKFSVRDLQHIGRGGTFEEISKSMVESFEIPLPPLAEQKRIVARIEELTRRVEEMRRLRRETIENITYFLDSSISRIFRANGGWQETTLGKVLTLVQYGLSSKLTTEPHGYPVIRMGNIKDGRVVTDDLKYLDIPTSEASKYILKKGDILINRTNSAELVGKAGLFQEDGKYLFASYLIRLRVNPEAVAPAFINYYINSPDGQAFLKTQGKDAIGQTNINAKQIRQMPVSLPPLDEQRRLVQYLDYLQQKANGLKQLQAETEAELAAFTPALLAKAFRGEL from the coding sequence GTGGAACGCTATGATTTGCCCGAGAGGTGGGAATGGAAGAAAATCGGAGAGATTGCTAAAGTTGTTTCCGGATCAACGCCTAAGACAAACGTAGCTGAATATTGGAATGGGAATATTTTATGGGCAACCCCGAAAGATCTGGGAAAGCTAAATAGTATTACAATTGATAATACAGAAAGGACTATTACTGAACTTGGATTAAATAGTTGTTCTGCTCAAATATTACCGCCTGGTTCGGTTCTTTTAACTTCAAGAGCGCCTATTGGACATCTGGCAATCAATACGAAGCCTATGTGCACTAATCAAGGATTTAAAAATCTTATACCAGGGCCAGAAATTTATAATAGATATTTATATTGGGTTTTAAAATTTTCGGTAAGGGATTTACAACATATCGGTAGAGGCGGAACATTCGAAGAAATATCAAAATCAATGGTTGAATCCTTTGAAATCCCCCTCCCCCCCTTGGCCGAGCAAAAGCGCATCGTGGCCCGGATCGAGGAGTTGACCCGCCGCGTGGAGGAAATGCGCCGCCTAAGGCGGGAGACAATCGAAAATATTACCTATTTTCTTGACTCCAGCATTTCCCGGATATTTCGGGCAAATGGAGGATGGCAGGAAACTACATTAGGCAAGGTTCTCACCCTTGTTCAGTACGGCCTTTCTTCAAAACTAACCACAGAACCCCATGGTTATCCGGTGATAAGGATGGGAAATATAAAAGACGGACGGGTCGTCACTGATGATTTAAAATACTTAGATATTCCGACCTCTGAAGCTTCGAAATATATTCTAAAAAAAGGGGATATTCTTATTAACCGCACCAATAGCGCAGAGTTAGTTGGTAAAGCAGGGCTCTTTCAAGAAGATGGAAAGTACCTATTTGCTTCATATCTCATACGGCTTAGAGTTAATCCTGAAGCTGTCGCTCCTGCTTTTATCAATTATTACATTAATTCTCCAGATGGACAGGCCTTTTTAAAGACACAAGGAAAAGATGCCATCGGGCAGACCAATATAAACGCCAAACAGATTCGCCAAATGCCGGTGAGCCTGCCGCCGCTGGATGAACAGCGAAGGCTGGTGCAATACCTCGACTACCTTCAACAGAAGGCTAACGGGCTGAAACAACTGCAAGCCGAAACCGAGGCGGAGCTGGCCGCCTTCACCCCTGCCCTTTTAGCCAAGGCCTTCCGTGGGGAGTTGTAG